ATACAAAGCCATATTGTGGGTATGCTTGTGGTAAAACTGATTGTAATTTTGTTTAGCTATGAAGTATTAATCACAGAACTCAGGGGGGAATTTAATGCTCTTACGGTTAGTACGCTTGGTGGTTTGGCTATCATAGGTGTGCGGGGGTTGATGTGAGGGTTTTCAGGTTCACAGTTGAAGGTTCAGGGTTCAGGGTTCACGGTTCACAGTTCAAGGTTGGAAAAGAAGAAATAAAGTTCTAAGTTCACGGTTCACAGTTCAGGGTTCAGGGTTGGAAAAGAAGAAATAAAGTTCTAAGTTCTAAGTTCACGGTTCAGGGTTGGAAAAATAAAAAAAGTTTCAGGTTCACAGTTCAAGGTTGGCAAAGAAGAAATAAAGTTCTAAGTTCCAAGTTCACGGTTCACAGTTCACAGTTTACGGTTCACGGTTCAGGGTTGGAAAAATAAATAAAGTTCCAGGTTCACAGTTCAAGGTTCAAGGTTGGAAAAGAAGAAATAAAGTTCTAAATTCACGGGTTAAGGTTGAAGAGCGATGAAAATTGAACGGTTTGAAGACATTGAGGCTTGGCAACTGGCACGTGTGTTGACTCGAAAAGTGTACCGTCTGACAAAGAAACCGGGATTTGCGACGGACTATGGGCTGAAGAGGCAGATACAAGATGCCGCCGGATCATCGATGCATAATATTGCTGAAAGGTTTGATTCCGAGACGAATGCGGAGTTTATCCGGTTCTTGAGATATGCTAAACGGTCTTGTACGGAAGTTCAGAGCGAACTATATATGGCTATGGACGAGGAGTACATATCTTCCGACGAATTTAAAGATGTTTACGAACAGGTTAGACAAACCCGAGCTGCCATTCGTGGATTTATCAACTATCTCAAGAAATATGAAGAGCTCAAGTTAAATAACCGTAAAGCATGAACTCTTAACCCTGAACTGTGAACTGTGAACCTTGAACCTTGAACCCAGAACCTTGAACCTTGAACCCTGAACCCAGAACCCTGAACCCTGAACTGTGAACCCTGAACTCTGAACTCTGAACCCTAAACCGTGAACCTAATAACTTGATTGAGTAGTTTTTTTAGAATAAAGGAGGATGGATGATTATTATTCGACGTAGTGTTTTCTCTGGAATAGCGCTGGTTTTGGCAGTCATGCTTCTGGTTTCATGCAGCGGGCCGGAAGAGAGGAAGATGGAATTTTTTAATAAAGGCAAAGCTTTGTATGAAAAAGGAGATTATGTTAAGGCCAGGCTGGAGCTTAAAAACGCTATTCAAATCGATCCTAAATTTGCCGATGCCTATCATCTGCTTGGTCTGATTGCTATGAAGAATCGGGATCTAAGAGCTGCTTATGGAAACTTTTCGAAGGCCGTCGAGCTTGATCCTGGAAATCTGGACAGCCATGTTCAGTTGGGCGGTTTGTTGCTTAGCACGGGTAAGACGGACGAGGCTTTAGCAAAAGCAGATTTGGTTTTAAAGAGCGATGCGAACAATGAAGATGCAAATATCCTTAAAGGGGCTGTTTTGCTGGCTAAAAAAAATACGGACGATGCACTCAAGTTTCTCTTAGATGTTGTGGGTAGCAAGATTAACAAACCAGACGGTTACCTTCTATTAAGTTTAGCCTATCAAATAAAGGGAGATGAGGAGAGCGCTGAAAAGACACTTCGGAAAGGTATTGAGGTTAATAAAAAGGCTGTACCTCTTTACCTTCCCCTGATCAACCTTGCCCTGAAAAGGAAACAGACGGATGAAGCGATAAGAATTGCCCGGATAATTATTGATATTGAGCCAAAAGAAATAAAGTTCCGTCTGACTCTGGCAGATATTTTATGGAACTCGGGCAAAGAGTCACAGGCGAAAGAAATCCTTAATGCCATGGTTTCAGCCGAACCGGAGGAAGAGAAATCATGGATTCAGGCGGCTAAATTTTATATAATAAAAAACAAACCGGCCGAGGCTGAGCAAGAGTTGAAAGAGGGTATCCGTAAGAATGAAAAAAGTTTTATAATACGTTTTGCCCTGGTTGATTTGCTTACGCGCATGAAGAACTATGATCAGGCTATTGCGGTGCTCCAGGAATGTTTATCCCTGAATAATAATCCGGCTGACCAGCATATTATCCAGACAAAAAATACACTGGCTCGAATCTATCTTGGCCGAAATGAGATCGATAAGGCTAAATTATATGTAGATGAAGTAATAAAGGAAAGCCCCAAAAACAGTGATACCAATTATATCAAGGGGGCCATTCATCTGAGGAAGAAAGAAGGACTCCAGGCTGTTTCAGCCTTTCGGACAGTTGTAAACGAAAGCCCTCAGTTTGCTCCCGGCTATATTAGGCTTGCCGAGGCCCATATGTTAAATAAGGAAACCAATATGGCCTTTGATACCCTTCAAAATGCCATAAAACTTATGCCCCAATCACGGGATTTAGTTCGGTCTATGGCGCGTCTTTTTATAACACAAAAACAATTTAAAGATGCAGAAACACAGTATCGAAAAATTCTTGATGCCAATCCCAAAGATTTGGAGATTAGGGCGGAAATGGGTGATTTCTTTCAGGCATCCGGTGATTTCGAGCAGGCGGAAAAAGAATATGCAAAAATCAAACAGCAGGCTCCCAAGTTGCCCCTTGGCTATCTAAAGCTAATAAGCAGCTATCTTACAAGAAAGAATTGGGATAAAGCGAAAGCAGAATATGAGCAATTAATGAAGGTTCAGCCGAATCTTTGGGTTGCAGCAAATGACCTGGCCTTTTTACTGGCGGAACATGGGCAGGGTGCAAAAGATCTTGATCGGGCTTTGGTCCTGGCTAAAAAAGCTGAGACTCTTAATCCAAATAATCCTGCGATTTTTGATACTCTTGGCTGGATTCATTATCGGAGAAATGAGTTGAAACCGGCCATCGAATATCTTGAAAAAGCCCAGGTGGAAATTTCCCGTAATCCTACGTTTGCTTATCATTTGGGTATGGCATATTATAAAAACAAAAATTTGGACAAAGCAAAAGAGTATCTACAGTTGGCCTTGACGTCTGAAGCCGGATTTGAAGGCAGAGAGCAGGCGGAGAAGATAGTGGCTGGGATGCGTTAAGAAAAGTTCACAGTTGGAAAAGAAAAAAAGTTCACAGTTAGAAAAAGAAAAAAGTTCACAGTTCACGGTTGGAAAGAAAAAAAAGTTCACGGTTAGAAAAAGAAAAAAGTTCACAGTTCACGGTTGGAAAGAAAAAAAGTTCACAGTTAGAAAAAGAAAAAAGTTCACAGTTCACGGTTGGAAAGAAAAAAAAGTTCACGGTTAGAAAAAGAAGAAAAAGTTCACGGTTCACGGTTGGAAAAAGAAAAAAAGTTCACAGTTTACAGTTCACGGTTGGAAAAAGAAAAAAACTGTTTTGAGTGTTGAGTTATGAAAAAAAGTATTCTATGCATTCAAGTCAATCAACTTTGAACCTCGAACTGTGAACCTTGAACCCTGAACCGTGAACCCAGAACTTTGAACCCAGAACTTTGAACCGTGAACCCAGAACTTTGAACCCAGAACTTTGAACCCAGAACCTTGAACCTTGAACCTTGAACCTTGTTGAACCTTGAACTCATGAGTTACTCAAAGAAGGAGACTGTATACATGTTGAAAAAAATGTATGTTTTAATTATGTTGGCAGGCATATTTACAATCATGCTTCACTCATCATCCTGGGCAGCAGAGGAAGCAGCTATCTTGCCTGAAGCAGGGAGTTATATAATCGGACCTGGAGATGTTTTGAGCATTTCGGTATGGAAAGATGAGGCATTGACAAGCGTACCAACTGTTTTGCCGGACGGTTTTATTTCCTTTCCATTGATTGGCAACATACAGGCTGCCGGAAATACCGTTGCAGAGCTTAAAGCGGAAATTGAAGGCAAACTCGCCCGCTATGTACCGGATATAGTTTTGTCCCTTGAAGTCAGACAGGCCAACAGCATGATTGTTTACGTTATCGGACGGGTGAATGCTCCAGGCAGATTTAATCTAAATGCCAATATCAATGTACTGCAAGCGCTTTCAACCGCAGGCGGGCTAAATGTTTTTGCAAAAAACAATAAAATAAAGATTTTTCGTGAAGAAAATGGTAAGACACAAATGTTTCCTTTTGAATATGACAAGATTGTGAAAGGTGAAAATCTGGAACAGAATATTCGCCTGAAAAAGGGTGATATAGTTGTTGTACCCTGATCAACGGATTGGTATCCCATGACAAGTAAAAAACTCATTATTCTTATAGTTACTATTTTTTCTTTTATTATGATTTCTTCTGGTGCTAGAAGTGATGAATTTAAGATTATACCTTCTGTAACTGCGTTAGAAGAATATAACAGCAATGTTTTTTTCACGTCATATGAGCCTGAAAGCGACTTTATTACAACTTTTTCTCCGGCTTTTGAGCTTGTGAATCGAACAGAGCGGTCGAATGCCAACATCAAGGTCCGGCTCGACCTTATCGGTTATGCCGACAACCGGGATCTTAATGCTACGGATCAATTATACCAGGGAAAGCTTAGGTATAATATTACACCACGGTTCGGCATTTCAGCAGATGTCGGGTATCTAAGTGATTCCCGCCCGGACCGGGATTTGGAAACAACCGGCCTTATCACTTCGGATTTGCGCAGGGATAGAGTTAATACTGCTTTATCCACTGATTATCAGTTTACCGAGCAAGACGCCTTATCGCTTTCCTATGCATATAGTAAGGAGACATTTGACAAGGAGGGGTATTCCGATACACTGACTCATGAATTTAATGCCGGGCTTACGCACGATTTCAACAAATATGTTCCGGCTCTTAAAGGGTATCTTGGCATAGGCTACAGTAATTACGATTTTTCCGACAATCAAATGGATATTACTTCGGGAACTGTGGGGCTCTCCCAAGCTTTAAACGAGCTGTGGAGCGTCGGTATTTACGCAGGCTTGCGGTATGCAGAATCTGAAATTTTAACATACCGATTGGAACCGGTATTGCCGCCGTTTTTATATCAGAGGGTAGCTTATAAAGAAACGGAAGATGCATGGGGTTGGCTTGGCAAGGTCTCTCTGATATACAATGGAGAAAGCGGTTACTGTGATATTTCTTACATAAGGGAGATCAGGCCGTCAAGCTTTTATGGTGTTGCAATGGAACGTAATTCTCTGGAACTTTACAGCCGGTATAAAATGACCTATGAGTTATCAGCGGATCTTCACGTCGGTTATTTTGCCAATAAAACAGATAAGCTTGAGTTTTATACACAAAACATAGATAAGGAAAGCTACTATATTAATCCACGCATTAGTTACAATGTGTCAAAAGATATCTCTGTTGAAGCGAAATATAAATATAGTCTATATAACGATAATACAGCGGACACAGAAGCTGATAGACACCTTTTCTCTATTCGACTGTATATTCAGCATTCTCTGTTGGAATAGCAAAAGAAGGGTTGGAAAAGAAAAACAGTTCACAGTTCACAGTTTACGGTTGGAAAAAGAAAAAAGGTTCAGGGTTCACAGTTCACGGTTGACGAAGGAAAAGGATTTAAGGGTTTGCGGATTCAGGGGTTTGAGTGATAGAAAACAACTGTTTTGACTTATGAAAAAAAGGATTCTATGTATTCAAGTCAATCAACCCTGAACCGTGAACCTTGAACCTTGAACCCTGAACCCTGAACCCTGTAACATAATTGGAAAGGAACTTTATGGAAGCACAGACCACATTAACAGTCAATGAGCTTATCGGAATTATTAAAAGAAGGCGATGGGGACTTATTATTCCAACAATTGCCGTTTTTTTGATTGCCGTGATAATCTGTTTTAGCATAGATCCTGTCTATCGTTCCACATCTACGATTCTTATCGAAGAGCAGGAAATTTCCCGGGACTATGTTATGGCTACTGTGACAAGTCTTGCGGAACAGCGTCTGCAAACCATTACCCAGAGGATCATGAGCACGCCGCGACTTCTCAGTGTAATTAATCGCTTCAATCTTTATGCTGATAAAAGAGATAGATTGACGACTGAAGAGATCATAGACAACATGCGTGAGGAAGACATCAAGTTTGAGACCGTAACTGCCGATGTCATCGATCAAAGGACCGGAAGACCGACAGAGGCCACAATTGCCTTTACAATTTCTTATGAGGGGAAAAATCCGGTAGTAGTCCAGCAGGTTGCAAATATGCTTACATCTCTTTATCTGGAAGAAAATATTAAGGTAAAGGCGCAGCAGACATCAAGTACGACAAAATTCCTGGAGGATGAAATGAAGTCAGTCCAGAAAAATCTGGCTGAATTGGAAAAGAATATTGCCACCTATAAGGAAAAAAACAATATTGCCCTTCCCGAACTTTTTCAGTTCAATCTCATAACACTGGACCGTATTGATAAAGATTTAAACCAGTTTAACGACCAGCTCCGAACCCTTCGGGAGAAGGAAAGCTCCACACAGGCTCAACTGGCAAATATACCATCGGATGCCCAAATGGGTGACCAGGTCCGGTTGAGAGAACTAAGCGCAATGCTTGTTAATTTAAAAACCAGGGTATCTGATGAGTATCCTGATGTAATCAAAACAAAAGCGGAAATCGCAGAGCTTGAAAAGCGTCAAAATACTGTAAGTGATTTATCGGCGGTTCGGCAATTAGACACTCCTGCTTACATTACTCTCAGTTCACAATTGGCCAGCATACAATCAGAAATCGAATCTGCAAAACGGCAGATTGACGATTTGATAATAAAAAGACAAAATTTTAATCAAAGAATTGAAGCTTCTCCCCGTGTGGAGGAAGGATATAATAATCTGCTGGCTGAAAGAAATAATACGCAGGCTAAATATAATGATCTGATGAAAAAATTTATGGAAGCAAAAGTGGCATCAGGACTTGAAAAGGATCAACTTGGTGAACGCTTTACGCTGATCAGCCCTGCCGGACTTCCTGAGAAACCGGTAAGGCCGAATATTCCGGTTATTCTTCTTATCGGCCTTATTTTTGGAATTGGTGCTGGAGTGGGTATGGCATCTATATGGGAGTATTCCGACCAATCAGTCCGCCGTTCCGATGACTTAACAAAGGCTTTTCAGATACCCGTTCTCGCAGAGATACCGGAGATTGTTACAGTGGAAGATTTAGCCCGGGATAGAAAAAAGCGCATAATTATGCTGGTTGCTCTGATCCTCTGCGTTTTGGTGGCTCTGGTGGTCATTCATTTACTGATTATGGATCTGGGTGTTTTGTGGATTCGTATAATGCGTTACCTGAAGATGAGGTTTTAGAAACAAGAAAAAGATGCTTGAAGAGTTGGAATAAGAAGCAAACATGAACATTTCTCAAAGGTATTAAAATTAAAAGGAGTACCCTATGAAACCCAATATGTTTTCTGACAAAACGAAAAATAAGGAATCAAAAGAAACAGATTCGACTGATAAAATTGATCTTACCGATTTGCCCGAAAGCAAGAAGAGAGCCGGCTGGGTGTCTCCAACCTATTCTCGGTCCAAGAGCGTAAGGCTTGATCCTGATATTATTTCAAAAAACCGTTGCGTGGCCATGTTTCCGAACAGCCCGGAAGTAGAGTACTATAATTTGCTTCGAACCCGCATACTGCGCCTAACTCAGGAACAGGGAGGACGTGCCATAATGATTACCAGCGCCCTTCCCGGAGAAGGCAAAACAACCACTGCCATAAATCTTGCTCTCACATTCGCAAAGGAATACGAACACACAGCCATGCTGGTGGATTGTGATCTGAGGAAGCAGAGCATCCATAAGACAATGGGTTATCGTAGCGACGTAGGGCTTATAAACCATTTACTTGATGGCACACCTGTTTATGATCTTGTAGTTTGGCCAGGCGTGGAAAAGCTGACAGTGATCTCAGGCGGTAAAACCATACACGAGAGCAGCGAAGTTATAGCATCGCCGCGGATGCGGGAGCTTGCTAAAGAGATGAAGGGCCGCTATCCTGAGCGCTATGTGTTCTTTGATGTTCCGCCTCTTCTTGTAGGAGCCGATGCCCTGGCTTTTGTACCGCTGGTAGACTGGATTATACTGGTTGTGCAGGCCGGTAAAACGCCCATGTTCGAAGTCAACAAAGCTTTGCAAATGCTGCCCAAAGAAAAGGTGCTTGGTTTGATTCTTAACCGCCAGACCTCGCAGGTCAACTCCCATGCGTATCAATAGCCAAAAGGTATATGGTTGCTATATTGTTGTGTCCCATGAGTTGCCCAAAGACAGGCATTTTTCAAACCTCTTTGTTGTCTTTTAATACATCATTTAGCACTTTCCCCAAGTCATAGACATCAAAAGGCTTTGGCATCATGCCCTTAAAGCCGTATTTGCTAAAATTTGCAAGAACTTCATCATCAGAGTAACCGCTGAAAACAATGGCTTTAACTTTGGGGTTTATTTCCTGTAGTATTTTTATGGTTTCCTTTCCTCCCATACCGCCAGGAATTGTAATATCCAAGATGGCGGCATCAAAAGGTTTTTCTGATTCAATCGCTTCCTTGTACATCTCAATCGCTTCATCGCCATCTTTTGCGAACTCCGATTCATAACCAAGTAAATCAAGCATCTCTTTGACCATTTCTTTAAGCAATACATCATCATCCATCACAAGTATCTTACCCCGGCCTTTTAACAGAAATTCTTCTTCTGTTTCCTGAATCTTTTTGTCGGAAGCCGGCAGATAAATATCAAACGTGGTTCCTATTCCCGGAACAGATTCCACTGAGATGTGCCCGTTGTGTTTCTTTATTATGGAATATGCCGTGGCAAGTCCAAGGCCGCTTCCGGCTTGCTTTGTAGTAAAATATGGATCAAATATCTTCAAAAGATGTTTTTCAGCTATGCCCACCCCTTGATCTTTTATCGATATACGGATGTATCTTCCCGGCTTTACCGGTATTGTATGTATCTCTTCCGTTATCAGATTTTTTGCCGTAATCAGGATAGTACCTCCATCCGGCATTGCCTGATTTGCATTTATCACAATATTGTTAATGACCTGGGTTATCTGTCCCAGGTCTGCATCAACATGCCATAGGTTTTCTGCTATCTGAAATTTGCATGCGGATTTTGAACCCCGCAAACAAAAGAGAGAAGATTCTTTGATGAGCTTTTGAATAGAAGCAGTCTCCTTTACCGGAGTTCCGCCTTTGGCAAATGTCAGTAACTGCCTTGTAAGACCCTGGGCCTTGACTGAGGCGGTTTCTGCTGCGCTTAACAAATCGAATATATCTTGTTCAGGCTTTACCTGCATCTTTGCCAGGGAAATGTTTCCTGATATTGAAGTTAAGATGTTATTGAAATCATGGGCTATGCCTCCTGCAAGAATTCCCACGGATTCAAGTTTTTGGGCCTTCAAAAGCTCCTCTTCCATTCTTTTACGCTCGGTTATGTCGCGTATGATGTGGACTGCACCGGCATAATGGCCGGCCGCGTCTATGATGGGATCTGCGGTAACCTGAAACCAGTTATCGCTGATCTGTAATTCCATGGTTTCACGGCAAAGGCTTTTTTGTGCCCGGGAGAGAGGACATTCGGGGATCGGTTTCGATGTATTGTGCACAATTTCCCAACAGTGTTTACCAATGAAATCTTCACAGGAGAGATGAAAAAACCGCTCCGCGGTTTTGTTCGACCGCAATACCCGCTGATTTTGATCCAGAACCCAGATAGCATCATTTGCGGCATCAAAGGTAGTTTTCCACTCCCGTGCTGTTTGAGCCGCTTTTTCTTCCGCCAGTTTAATTTCGGTGATATCGCGTCCTACAGATTGAATTTCCAGCATATTTCCGTTAAAGTCGAAAAAACCTTTATTGGCAAACTGTATCCAATGTATATCTCCATTGACAGAACGCACTCTATTTTCAATATTAACAACCGGGTTTGTCGGGGACAATTTAAGCAATTTTTCCTGTATTTCTTTTAGGTCATCATCCAGAGGCAAAGGCAGCCATTTTTTCCCGATCAAGTCATCTTTTGTTTTTCCAAACAATTTGCAATACACATCATTAACAAATATAAAGGTTCCGTCGGGCTTGAAACGGCAAACAAGATCGGGTTGATTTTCAATTAAAGACCTGTATTCTTCTTCGCTAAGCCGAAGCGCTTCTTCCGCTTGCTTGCGCTCTGTTATGTCAATATGCTGGATGGCTGCATTCGTGATTTTTCCGCTTGAATCCCATATGGGGGAAATGGTGGTATCCAGAATTACGAATGCTTCTTTTTGAAGTGCAGGCTGGTTCAGTTGAGGTGTTTCATATGTAATGTCAAATCTTACTGTTTTACCTTCCTCAAATACTGATTTTACTAAGGGGAGTAGCCCTTGTTCTTCAACAATATTATCATTGAGCATATTATACTTTCCGATCACTTCTTCCGGTATGAGGTTTAATAAATTGCAGCAAGACTGGTTGATTCTGATCAGTGTGCCTTTCTCATCAGCAATCCACATTGGGTTAGGACTTTCT
The Pseudomonadota bacterium genome window above contains:
- a CDS encoding four helix bundle protein — translated: MKIERFEDIEAWQLARVLTRKVYRLTKKPGFATDYGLKRQIQDAAGSSMHNIAERFDSETNAEFIRFLRYAKRSCTEVQSELYMAMDEEYISSDEFKDVYEQVRQTRAAIRGFINYLKKYEELKLNNRKA
- a CDS encoding tetratricopeptide repeat protein yields the protein MIIIRRSVFSGIALVLAVMLLVSCSGPEERKMEFFNKGKALYEKGDYVKARLELKNAIQIDPKFADAYHLLGLIAMKNRDLRAAYGNFSKAVELDPGNLDSHVQLGGLLLSTGKTDEALAKADLVLKSDANNEDANILKGAVLLAKKNTDDALKFLLDVVGSKINKPDGYLLLSLAYQIKGDEESAEKTLRKGIEVNKKAVPLYLPLINLALKRKQTDEAIRIARIIIDIEPKEIKFRLTLADILWNSGKESQAKEILNAMVSAEPEEEKSWIQAAKFYIIKNKPAEAEQELKEGIRKNEKSFIIRFALVDLLTRMKNYDQAIAVLQECLSLNNNPADQHIIQTKNTLARIYLGRNEIDKAKLYVDEVIKESPKNSDTNYIKGAIHLRKKEGLQAVSAFRTVVNESPQFAPGYIRLAEAHMLNKETNMAFDTLQNAIKLMPQSRDLVRSMARLFITQKQFKDAETQYRKILDANPKDLEIRAEMGDFFQASGDFEQAEKEYAKIKQQAPKLPLGYLKLISSYLTRKNWDKAKAEYEQLMKVQPNLWVAANDLAFLLAEHGQGAKDLDRALVLAKKAETLNPNNPAIFDTLGWIHYRRNELKPAIEYLEKAQVEISRNPTFAYHLGMAYYKNKNLDKAKEYLQLALTSEAGFEGREQAEKIVAGMR
- a CDS encoding polysaccharide biosynthesis/export family protein gives rise to the protein MSYSKKETVYMLKKMYVLIMLAGIFTIMLHSSSWAAEEAAILPEAGSYIIGPGDVLSISVWKDEALTSVPTVLPDGFISFPLIGNIQAAGNTVAELKAEIEGKLARYVPDIVLSLEVRQANSMIVYVIGRVNAPGRFNLNANINVLQALSTAGGLNVFAKNNKIKIFREENGKTQMFPFEYDKIVKGENLEQNIRLKKGDIVVVP
- a CDS encoding outer membrane beta-barrel protein → MTSKKLIILIVTIFSFIMISSGARSDEFKIIPSVTALEEYNSNVFFTSYEPESDFITTFSPAFELVNRTERSNANIKVRLDLIGYADNRDLNATDQLYQGKLRYNITPRFGISADVGYLSDSRPDRDLETTGLITSDLRRDRVNTALSTDYQFTEQDALSLSYAYSKETFDKEGYSDTLTHEFNAGLTHDFNKYVPALKGYLGIGYSNYDFSDNQMDITSGTVGLSQALNELWSVGIYAGLRYAESEILTYRLEPVLPPFLYQRVAYKETEDAWGWLGKVSLIYNGESGYCDISYIREIRPSSFYGVAMERNSLELYSRYKMTYELSADLHVGYFANKTDKLEFYTQNIDKESYYINPRISYNVSKDISVEAKYKYSLYNDNTADTEADRHLFSIRLYIQHSLLE
- a CDS encoding chain-length determining protein; the protein is MEAQTTLTVNELIGIIKRRRWGLIIPTIAVFLIAVIICFSIDPVYRSTSTILIEEQEISRDYVMATVTSLAEQRLQTITQRIMSTPRLLSVINRFNLYADKRDRLTTEEIIDNMREEDIKFETVTADVIDQRTGRPTEATIAFTISYEGKNPVVVQQVANMLTSLYLEENIKVKAQQTSSTTKFLEDEMKSVQKNLAELEKNIATYKEKNNIALPELFQFNLITLDRIDKDLNQFNDQLRTLREKESSTQAQLANIPSDAQMGDQVRLRELSAMLVNLKTRVSDEYPDVIKTKAEIAELEKRQNTVSDLSAVRQLDTPAYITLSSQLASIQSEIESAKRQIDDLIIKRQNFNQRIEASPRVEEGYNNLLAERNNTQAKYNDLMKKFMEAKVASGLEKDQLGERFTLISPAGLPEKPVRPNIPVILLIGLIFGIGAGVGMASIWEYSDQSVRRSDDLTKAFQIPVLAEIPEIVTVEDLARDRKKRIIMLVALILCVLVALVVIHLLIMDLGVLWIRIMRYLKMRF
- a CDS encoding AAA family ATPase — encoded protein: MKPNMFSDKTKNKESKETDSTDKIDLTDLPESKKRAGWVSPTYSRSKSVRLDPDIISKNRCVAMFPNSPEVEYYNLLRTRILRLTQEQGGRAIMITSALPGEGKTTTAINLALTFAKEYEHTAMLVDCDLRKQSIHKTMGYRSDVGLINHLLDGTPVYDLVVWPGVEKLTVISGGKTIHESSEVIASPRMRELAKEMKGRYPERYVFFDVPPLLVGADALAFVPLVDWIILVVQAGKTPMFEVNKALQMLPKEKVLGLILNRQTSQVNSHAYQ
- a CDS encoding PAS domain S-box protein, translating into MTIIFILSLSISLQFFAAFMAFRLIPITGKRLAWSFISVALIFMAMRRCIPLIRMLSGNTMIRPDLNAELLALLISILMAAGIIRIASIFLERKKAEEALRHSEAFLNKIIEESPNPMWIADEKGTLIRINQSCCNLLNLIPEEVIGKYNMLNDNIVEEQGLLPLVKSVFEEGKTVRFDITYETPQLNQPALQKEAFVILDTTISPIWDSSGKITNAAIQHIDITERKQAEEALRLSEEEYRSLIENQPDLVCRFKPDGTFIFVNDVYCKLFGKTKDDLIGKKWLPLPLDDDLKEIQEKLLKLSPTNPVVNIENRVRSVNGDIHWIQFANKGFFDFNGNMLEIQSVGRDITEIKLAEEKAAQTAREWKTTFDAANDAIWVLDQNQRVLRSNKTAERFFHLSCEDFIGKHCWEIVHNTSKPIPECPLSRAQKSLCRETMELQISDNWFQVTADPIIDAAGHYAGAVHIIRDITERKRMEEELLKAQKLESVGILAGGIAHDFNNILTSISGNISLAKMQVKPEQDIFDLLSAAETASVKAQGLTRQLLTFAKGGTPVKETASIQKLIKESSLFCLRGSKSACKFQIAENLWHVDADLGQITQVINNIVINANQAMPDGGTILITAKNLITEEIHTIPVKPGRYIRISIKDQGVGIAEKHLLKIFDPYFTTKQAGSGLGLATAYSIIKKHNGHISVESVPGIGTTFDIYLPASDKKIQETEEEFLLKGRGKILVMDDDVLLKEMVKEMLDLLGYESEFAKDGDEAIEMYKEAIESEKPFDAAILDITIPGGMGGKETIKILQEINPKVKAIVFSGYSDDEVLANFSKYGFKGMMPKPFDVYDLGKVLNDVLKDNKEV